One Candidatus Poribacteria bacterium genomic region harbors:
- the fumC gene encoding class II fumarate hydratase, producing the protein MRSETDSMGTLHVPDDRYWGAQTQRALQNFKIGEERLPRAAIWALGTIKQAVAQINADLGLLENRLAEAISTAAQEVIDGTLDDHFPLRIWQTGSGTQTNMNVNEVIANRAIEMLGGEMGSKDPIHPNDHVNKSQSTNDIFPTAIHLAMVRQIHEHLLPRLNTLREAFAEKTSAFKGIVKIGRTHLMDATPLTLGQEFSAYTQQLTAAEQRIKASLPHLSELPIGGTAVGTGLNTHPDYTERVVARLSEITGYHQLQRAPNAFEALACRDAVVSASGSLKTLAVALFKIANDIRWLASGPRCGLGELQLPEMEPGSSIMPGKVNPTQCEAVTMVCAQVIGNDTTLAFAGANGALQLNVFMPVMAYNALQSIQLLGDACESFRVNCVEGIVPDTEAVAQHLSESLMLVTALTPHIGYDTAAKVAQHAHEQGCTLREAAIALEVLTGEAFDELVVPGDMTRPNLG; encoded by the coding sequence ATGCGAAGCGAAACAGATAGTATGGGGACACTTCATGTCCCGGACGACCGATATTGGGGGGCACAAACCCAACGTGCGCTCCAAAATTTTAAGATTGGCGAAGAACGCTTGCCACGCGCAGCTATATGGGCACTCGGTACCATCAAGCAGGCAGTGGCGCAGATCAACGCAGACCTCGGCTTGCTTGAAAATCGGCTGGCAGAGGCAATTAGCACAGCAGCACAAGAAGTTATTGATGGCACATTAGACGACCATTTTCCGCTCCGTATCTGGCAAACGGGTAGTGGAACTCAGACGAACATGAATGTCAATGAGGTCATCGCAAATCGGGCAATTGAAATGCTTGGCGGTGAAATGGGGAGTAAGGATCCGATCCATCCGAACGACCACGTCAACAAGTCCCAATCGACAAACGATATTTTCCCGACTGCGATACATCTGGCAATGGTCCGACAGATTCACGAACATCTCTTACCGCGCCTGAATACATTGCGAGAAGCATTTGCCGAAAAGACATCCGCGTTCAAAGGGATCGTTAAGATTGGACGAACGCATCTGATGGATGCAACACCTCTCACACTTGGACAGGAATTTAGTGCTTACACACAACAACTCACTGCTGCAGAACAACGCATCAAGGCATCGCTGCCCCACCTCTCTGAACTGCCGATTGGTGGGACAGCTGTCGGCACGGGATTGAACACACACCCGGATTACACAGAACGAGTCGTGGCGCGGCTCTCGGAAATAACAGGATACCATCAACTCCAACGCGCACCAAACGCGTTTGAGGCACTCGCCTGTCGGGACGCGGTTGTTAGCGCAAGTGGTTCCCTGAAAACATTAGCGGTTGCACTCTTCAAGATTGCAAACGACATCCGATGGCTCGCTTCAGGACCGCGATGTGGTCTCGGTGAACTGCAGTTACCTGAGATGGAACCCGGAAGTTCAATTATGCCCGGAAAGGTAAATCCGACCCAATGCGAAGCCGTCACAATGGTATGTGCACAGGTAATAGGAAACGATACCACATTAGCGTTTGCGGGGGCAAACGGGGCATTACAACTAAATGTATTTATGCCTGTGATGGCGTATAACGCTTTACAATCCATACAACTTCTCGGTGATGCGTGCGAATCGTTCCGGGTGAATTGTGTAGAAGGCATTGTGCCGGACACTGAAGCGGTAGCGCAGCACCTTTCGGAATCCTTGATGCTTGTGACAGCGTTGACCCCACATATTGGGTATGATACGGCAGCGAAAGTCGCCCAACACGCACATGAACAGGGCTGCACACTGCGTGAGGCTGCTATTGCACTTGAAGTCCTGACAGGGGAGGCTTTTGATGAACTCGTCGTGCCGGGGGATATGACACGACCGAATTTGGGGTAA
- a CDS encoding class II aldolase/adducin family protein, whose product MDSTLTNPYLINALTPPPAQSYRYKRWQERGYHPNLHPISSDSECGTLIGQMGWVGAHAHAREYLWATAGNMGAVLTEAIEEACLIPYEASPRYQLPPQIVVKGLAGRHVLLTKSGSRLDMIGIEHPALNLTIIEVEPDGVHYRMRFGTPDQAILDQNRDGITPPAPTSEMFHYMLIFDQLEEQGFNALVHLQPKFLNLISRTEHGAPDRFYNFLRGYEPETPIIYDESSGIGFVEERAPGIPELSYESLRLFQNGGNAERHILYWVGHGTFSRGRDLLDAYKHAEYFEAAARMAWEANQQRVDAQAYTEEIVSCILREFNANREASAKIDSDFEDVETPMQSENVYNYP is encoded by the coding sequence GTGGATTCAACATTAACCAATCCATATCTGATAAACGCCTTAACACCACCACCGGCGCAGAGTTATCGCTATAAACGCTGGCAAGAGAGAGGCTATCACCCGAACCTACATCCGATTTCGTCTGACAGCGAATGTGGAACGTTAATAGGACAGATGGGCTGGGTAGGGGCACATGCACACGCTCGGGAATACCTATGGGCAACTGCTGGCAATATGGGCGCAGTTTTAACTGAAGCGATTGAAGAGGCGTGCCTCATCCCTTACGAGGCATCGCCGCGCTACCAATTACCACCGCAGATTGTTGTTAAAGGGTTAGCAGGAAGACACGTACTGCTTACGAAATCAGGTTCACGTCTGGACATGATTGGCATTGAGCATCCTGCCCTTAACTTAACCATTATTGAGGTTGAACCCGATGGCGTACATTATCGAATGCGTTTCGGCACACCGGATCAGGCAATTTTGGATCAGAACCGAGATGGCATTACGCCGCCAGCACCGACGAGTGAAATGTTCCATTACATGCTTATTTTCGACCAGTTAGAGGAACAAGGTTTTAACGCACTTGTTCACTTGCAACCGAAGTTTTTGAATCTCATTTCTCGTACGGAGCATGGCGCACCAGATCGATTTTACAACTTTCTCAGAGGATATGAACCGGAGACACCTATTATATACGACGAATCCAGCGGTATTGGGTTCGTAGAAGAACGAGCACCCGGCATTCCAGAACTATCTTATGAAAGCTTACGGCTTTTCCAAAATGGCGGAAATGCGGAGCGTCATATTCTCTATTGGGTGGGGCACGGGACGTTTTCACGCGGTAGGGATCTTCTTGATGCCTACAAACATGCGGAGTACTTTGAAGCCGCTGCGCGAATGGCGTGGGAGGCGAATCAGCAACGTGTTGATGCGCAAGCCTATACGGAAGAGATCGTCAGTTGTATCTTACGCGAGTTCAACGCAAACCGCGAAGCATCTGCTAAAATAGATTCAGATTTCGAGGATGTTGAGACCCCAATGCAGTCTGAGAACGTCTATAATTATCCTTAG
- a CDS encoding CapA family protein has protein sequence MELRASNTTSVDEISVLAVGDITVSARMTPLIESEGAGVFFQGTAALIQSADVATASLNTSISERGEPRYGIEKPFQAAPGLGRAIANAGFDAVSLATPHIMDFGLEALEDTITELEWYDVKPIGAGLDAETAKLPVWVPIRLKESKPTQVALLAYYRMNEFTRYTNDPLAYAVYSEMTTAVEQAKAEAKLVIVWLHWGSKEKSGDDAIGRQRIFAQALIDAGADMVLCQQLHTFGGIELYQGKPIVYSLSDFIYDTYDKQHSHIVIPKATFESRLLKSIELIPILTDPAKTPVRPGKPTETSTTPDIGKQFPSVLTGEAAVETLQDYQRRCAELGTEVFIEGERGWIR, from the coding sequence GTGGAACTCCGAGCGAGTAATACAACTTCCGTTGATGAAATTTCAGTGCTTGCTGTCGGCGATATTACTGTGAGTGCTCGTATGACACCTTTGATTGAAAGCGAGGGAGCTGGTGTGTTTTTTCAAGGAACAGCCGCCCTAATTCAGTCCGCGGATGTCGCGACCGCTTCCTTAAACACCAGCATCTCGGAAAGAGGTGAACCGCGATACGGCATTGAAAAACCATTTCAGGCAGCACCGGGACTTGGCAGAGCCATCGCGAATGCAGGGTTTGATGCTGTTTCCTTAGCCACACCCCACATAATGGACTTCGGTCTCGAAGCGTTGGAGGATACAATCACCGAGTTGGAGTGGTATGATGTTAAACCGATCGGTGCTGGTCTGGATGCCGAAACGGCAAAGCTTCCGGTGTGGGTGCCAATCAGGCTCAAGGAATCCAAACCTACACAGGTTGCGTTGTTAGCATATTATCGGATGAATGAGTTCACACGCTACACCAACGATCCACTTGCTTACGCTGTTTATAGTGAAATGACAACTGCTGTTGAACAAGCGAAGGCAGAAGCGAAACTCGTAATTGTCTGGCTACATTGGGGAAGCAAGGAAAAATCTGGCGATGATGCAATCGGAAGGCAACGAATTTTTGCACAGGCATTGATTGACGCGGGCGCGGACATGGTGTTATGCCAGCAGCTTCATACGTTTGGTGGTATTGAGTTGTATCAAGGCAAACCGATTGTTTACAGTCTCTCGGATTTTATCTATGATACTTACGATAAACAACACTCACACATAGTTATCCCGAAGGCGACGTTCGAGTCCAGACTTCTGAAGTCCATTGAGTTAATTCCGATTTTGACGGATCCGGCGAAAACGCCGGTGCGCCCTGGAAAACCGACGGAAACCTCAACAACACCCGACATTGGGAAGCAGTTCCCGAGCGTTCTAACGGGAGAAGCGGCGGTAGAAACCTTGCAGGACTATCAACGACGTTGCGCAGAATTGGGGACGGAGGTGTTCATTGAAGGTGAACGTGGGTGGATTCGATAG
- the rpoC gene encoding DNA-directed RNA polymerase subunit beta', whose protein sequence is MNTAFDSISIKIASPDQIKDEAKQTSCRRRNPSQATDGPFICPEKGTCSCGEVKKAETINYRSFRPEPEGLFCEAIFGPQKDWECNCGKYKRIKHKGMICDRCGVEITQQRVRRDRLGYIQLAAPVSHIWYFKGIPSRIGTFCELSSRDVERVLYFEGFIVVEVTDPDCPLEPGQVLTEIEYIEHSNKYWGGFRAGTGAEVIREILSGIDLEEEKKKLTEALEETTSHQKKLKIAKQLKQMADFAEVGQRPEWMILDVIPVIPPDLRPLVPLEGGRFATSDLNDLYRRVINRNNRLRKLIQLRSPEVILRNEKRMLQEAVDAFFDNGRHGRRVTGPGNRPLKSLADVLKGKIGRFRQNLLGKRVDYSGRSVIVVGPELGLHQCGIPKRMAVELFKPFIIERLQAYGYTQTIKRAKHIAEHVDSNSPVWEVVEEVIADHPVLLNRPPTLHRLGIQAFLPVLVEGKSIRIPPLVCKAFNADFDGDQMAVHVPLTVEAQAEAKLLMLSSHNILKPSHGDPVTVPELDMVLGPSFLTKVLPEHAADAALLHDAYTTRDPAAFEALREKSWFHRHYAHPEEVLTAHAAGQLKLHDSIQLFCAPNGNGKTTEPILTTVGRVIFNEVLPSELEWEDEHSQQHIPFFNAEAGGRQLSDLIHRCFNELGTRATTEVLEKVQKLAFEYATLSGISPGIMDYITPDNRDKLVNDAQTQIDSILEGVATTEREEHENEQIRIWLKAITEVENEMFNTLPELETSLVERGDPRKIHPYVNPDGSEISDRKVEGFSPVHIMADSGARARKNPFTQISAVIGLKAKQSGEILIPPITSSYREGLDVLDYFNSTYGSRKGLVDTAMKTAASGYLTRKLVDVAQDVRVTVEDCGTLNNIQKFATEGGELAFKISGRTAAEDIVTPENGDVLVPAGTIISTQHAEKIDELDVRVVKVRSVLTCQADEGVCAKCYGNDLTTNDLVNVGEAVGIIAAQSIGEPGTQLTMRTFHTGGAVEEVAEVRQRRILSKANGTVHFRDFQPGRTVEKEGGLWIAIENRANLDGPAYKVQQVNHPHCQLREGELLSEKQYTENAERYKGFDTKTWLYEVTEVLDDDCNLRVGQRLSQAEYVKAQMEYGFQRFVTPKYRVTQVQHPKLSLTAGTELTEEEIEQLKADTRQGIEGEWHYLDAETGERIAVENLTATQGNASAEPTDDAENEASDADTANASGRDASFNRVYCITEIDKKTSKDFGFKVGDEVEPEKIAPLLNPFEVDTKPVYVVNTEVGEFAVGQTLTAREYEDARTEYQQLERAFKVEKQDVERHYVTAVYHSECPLEVDEELSGQALTQARRRFTGFDAQKLRHRITQVHHPDCPLKPGDLISESEVKQFGESYPGFITSQRTNTVGSFEVERLYRVTAVNHPDCPLEVGELLTQKESSANRRQYKGLEVSRHYEVTQIDDGTTALSVGQRLTEIEYKAHRKTDAALPDKVTSLYHVVSVHHPELKLEVDTELSDKEYRTYHRQFKGFDAELVYRVVDDQRDIDTQLEPGTILSSKEYRALDKANLQVTHTVTDIYHPNCEYAVGDELSEDYEVVKAKFPGFEMDELALRMRIEVETADGTRVSHVIPADYSFSLEEGDSMRKGDTLAELHERTKNDDIVAGIPRVTELFEARRPKREVAAQIAEIEGYVQSAGTKSGIPAYRIEHEGYQSRLYQIPDEKRRVAEGDWVNAGEPLTDGYLNPHDILRIGRTTIEGVSVEGEEAVWSYLVDEVQKVYPNGTINDKHVETIVRQMLTKIRITDPGDTNFYPNDEVQRRQFERINSEIVENGGIPATGEPILQSISKASLSTDSFISAASFQQTTKVLTDAAVGGQTDRLFGLKENVILGRLIPAGSGFSGFQNLDVSPLESEISETGDDD, encoded by the coding sequence ATGAATACTGCATTTGACAGCATCTCCATAAAGATAGCCTCGCCTGATCAGATTAAAGATGAGGCGAAGCAGACCAGTTGTAGACGTCGAAATCCCTCCCAAGCAACAGATGGCCCCTTTATCTGTCCTGAGAAAGGGACGTGTAGCTGCGGTGAGGTTAAGAAAGCAGAAACTATTAACTACCGCTCCTTTCGTCCTGAACCGGAAGGTCTCTTTTGTGAGGCTATCTTTGGTCCCCAAAAGGACTGGGAGTGTAACTGCGGTAAGTATAAACGGATTAAACATAAGGGGATGATATGTGACCGCTGTGGTGTCGAAATCACGCAACAGCGCGTTCGTAGAGACCGACTTGGTTATATCCAACTCGCCGCGCCTGTTTCTCATATATGGTACTTCAAAGGTATTCCGTCTCGTATTGGTACTTTCTGTGAACTCTCTTCACGTGATGTTGAACGTGTGCTCTATTTTGAGGGATTTATTGTCGTTGAGGTGACCGACCCTGATTGCCCACTTGAACCTGGGCAGGTGTTAACTGAGATTGAGTATATTGAACACAGCAACAAGTACTGGGGCGGGTTTCGTGCTGGCACCGGTGCGGAAGTCATTCGCGAAATTCTGAGTGGTATTGATCTTGAAGAGGAAAAAAAGAAGTTAACCGAGGCATTAGAGGAAACGACGAGCCACCAGAAAAAACTTAAGATCGCCAAACAGCTGAAACAGATGGCTGACTTTGCGGAAGTGGGGCAACGACCTGAATGGATGATTTTGGATGTTATTCCGGTCATTCCGCCAGATTTACGCCCTCTCGTTCCACTGGAAGGCGGACGTTTTGCTACCAGTGATCTCAACGATCTGTATCGCCGGGTTATCAATCGGAACAACCGACTGCGCAAGCTTATACAGCTTCGTTCTCCGGAGGTGATCCTCCGAAATGAGAAGCGGATGCTGCAGGAGGCGGTAGATGCTTTCTTTGATAATGGACGGCACGGTAGACGTGTCACCGGTCCGGGTAACCGCCCCCTCAAATCCCTTGCCGATGTTCTCAAAGGTAAGATTGGACGGTTCCGTCAAAATCTTCTCGGCAAACGAGTTGACTATTCTGGGCGTAGTGTCATCGTTGTTGGACCCGAATTGGGGTTGCATCAATGTGGAATCCCAAAACGCATGGCAGTGGAGTTGTTTAAGCCATTCATTATTGAGCGGCTCCAAGCTTATGGGTATACGCAAACAATTAAGCGGGCAAAACACATCGCTGAACACGTTGACTCGAATTCACCTGTTTGGGAAGTGGTGGAGGAAGTAATTGCGGATCACCCGGTCTTACTCAATCGCCCGCCAACGTTGCACCGACTCGGCATTCAGGCTTTTCTACCTGTTTTGGTAGAGGGCAAGTCAATCAGAATTCCGCCGCTTGTTTGTAAGGCGTTCAACGCCGACTTTGATGGCGATCAAATGGCAGTTCATGTGCCACTCACCGTGGAAGCGCAGGCTGAGGCAAAATTGTTGATGCTCAGTAGCCATAATATCCTCAAACCCTCACACGGGGATCCTGTTACTGTTCCGGAACTTGACATGGTCCTCGGCCCCAGTTTCCTGACAAAGGTGTTGCCAGAGCACGCAGCGGATGCAGCACTTCTGCATGATGCTTACACAACAAGGGATCCCGCAGCTTTTGAGGCACTCCGTGAAAAGTCGTGGTTCCATCGTCACTACGCACACCCAGAAGAGGTACTTACCGCGCATGCAGCGGGGCAACTTAAACTGCACGACAGCATCCAGCTCTTCTGTGCACCTAATGGAAATGGAAAAACCACGGAACCAATTCTCACGACAGTGGGTAGGGTTATTTTTAACGAAGTGCTGCCGTCTGAATTAGAATGGGAAGACGAACATTCCCAACAGCATATTCCGTTCTTCAATGCGGAAGCCGGGGGCAGGCAATTATCTGACCTGATCCATCGCTGTTTTAACGAATTGGGTACACGCGCCACAACTGAAGTCCTTGAGAAGGTACAAAAGCTCGCTTTTGAGTATGCAACGTTGAGTGGCATTTCGCCTGGCATCATGGACTATATCACACCAGACAACCGAGACAAACTGGTGAATGATGCCCAGACGCAAATTGATTCCATCCTTGAAGGTGTAGCAACGACCGAACGCGAGGAGCACGAAAACGAACAGATTCGTATCTGGCTGAAGGCAATTACGGAAGTTGAGAATGAGATGTTCAACACCTTGCCCGAACTGGAGACATCGCTCGTTGAGCGTGGGGATCCGAGAAAAATTCATCCGTATGTCAATCCTGATGGGTCAGAGATAAGTGATAGAAAGGTGGAAGGTTTCAGCCCGGTACATATCATGGCGGATAGTGGTGCGCGTGCACGGAAAAATCCATTTACCCAAATCAGTGCCGTTATTGGGTTAAAGGCGAAGCAAAGCGGCGAAATCCTCATTCCGCCGATCACTTCCTCTTATCGTGAAGGTTTGGATGTACTCGACTATTTTAACTCTACCTATGGGTCCCGCAAAGGTCTCGTGGACACGGCGATGAAGACGGCTGCGTCCGGATACCTTACTCGGAAACTTGTGGATGTCGCTCAAGACGTTCGCGTTACCGTTGAAGATTGCGGCACGTTGAACAACATTCAAAAGTTCGCAACGGAAGGTGGGGAGCTTGCCTTTAAGATCAGTGGGCGTACTGCCGCCGAAGACATCGTCACCCCAGAGAACGGTGACGTACTTGTTCCAGCGGGAACCATCATATCTACACAGCATGCTGAGAAGATTGATGAACTTGACGTGAGAGTGGTGAAGGTACGTTCCGTGCTCACCTGCCAAGCCGACGAAGGGGTTTGCGCTAAATGTTATGGTAACGATCTAACGACGAATGACCTTGTTAACGTTGGTGAGGCAGTCGGCATCATCGCAGCGCAATCCATTGGTGAACCCGGTACGCAGCTTACCATGCGGACGTTCCATACTGGAGGCGCTGTTGAGGAGGTTGCGGAAGTCCGTCAGCGCAGAATTTTGTCCAAAGCCAACGGCACCGTGCATTTCCGAGATTTCCAACCCGGACGGACAGTCGAGAAAGAGGGCGGACTCTGGATAGCTATTGAAAACAGAGCAAACCTTGATGGCCCCGCCTACAAGGTGCAACAGGTCAATCACCCGCACTGTCAATTGCGTGAAGGCGAACTGCTCAGTGAAAAGCAGTATACGGAAAACGCGGAACGCTATAAAGGCTTTGATACGAAGACGTGGCTGTATGAGGTTACAGAGGTCTTAGATGATGACTGCAATTTGAGGGTAGGTCAGCGGCTGTCACAGGCAGAGTACGTCAAAGCGCAGATGGAATACGGTTTCCAGAGGTTTGTAACGCCAAAATACCGCGTGACACAGGTGCAACATCCTAAACTCTCCCTGACCGCTGGCACTGAGCTTACTGAGGAAGAGATAGAGCAATTGAAAGCGGATACCCGTCAGGGGATTGAGGGGGAATGGCACTACTTGGATGCTGAAACAGGCGAGCGTATTGCTGTTGAAAATCTTACAGCAACCCAAGGTAATGCTTCCGCTGAACCCACTGATGACGCTGAAAACGAAGCTTCCGATGCGGATACCGCCAACGCCTCCGGGCGAGATGCAAGTTTCAATCGTGTCTATTGTATAACCGAGATAGACAAGAAGACAAGCAAAGACTTCGGGTTTAAGGTAGGAGACGAAGTTGAGCCAGAGAAAATCGCGCCATTGCTGAATCCGTTTGAAGTGGATACAAAGCCTGTTTACGTTGTCAATACAGAAGTTGGCGAATTTGCTGTCGGACAGACGTTAACGGCGCGTGAGTACGAAGATGCTCGCACGGAATATCAGCAACTTGAACGCGCATTTAAAGTTGAGAAGCAGGATGTTGAAAGACACTATGTGACGGCTGTGTATCACTCTGAATGCCCCCTTGAAGTTGACGAAGAGTTAAGCGGACAAGCCTTAACACAGGCACGTAGGCGTTTTACGGGTTTCGATGCCCAAAAATTGCGGCACCGAATAACACAGGTCCACCATCCTGATTGCCCACTCAAACCAGGGGATCTGATTAGTGAGAGCGAAGTAAAACAGTTTGGTGAGAGTTACCCAGGGTTTATCACGTCTCAGCGTACGAATACTGTAGGTAGTTTTGAAGTGGAACGCTTATACCGTGTTACGGCTGTCAATCATCCTGACTGTCCATTAGAAGTTGGCGAGCTTTTGACGCAAAAGGAATCATCCGCAAACCGCCGACAGTACAAAGGATTAGAAGTTTCACGTCATTATGAAGTGACACAGATTGATGACGGTACCACGGCGTTAAGTGTCGGTCAACGTCTCACTGAAATTGAGTATAAGGCACACCGCAAAACGGATGCAGCACTCCCGGACAAGGTCACGAGTTTGTACCATGTCGTTAGCGTACATCACCCAGAGTTAAAGCTGGAAGTTGACACGGAACTTAGTGACAAGGAGTATCGGACGTATCACCGACAATTCAAAGGGTTTGATGCTGAGCTTGTTTATCGCGTTGTTGACGACCAACGAGATATTGATACACAGCTGGAACCCGGTACTATTCTATCTTCAAAGGAATACCGTGCCCTTGACAAGGCAAACTTGCAGGTGACTCACACTGTCACCGATATTTATCACCCAAATTGCGAGTATGCTGTTGGCGACGAATTGTCAGAAGACTATGAAGTCGTGAAGGCGAAGTTCCCTGGATTTGAAATGGATGAACTCGCTTTACGGATGCGTATTGAAGTCGAAACTGCGGATGGAACTCGTGTTTCGCACGTTATTCCGGCAGACTACTCCTTCTCCTTGGAGGAAGGCGACAGCATGCGGAAAGGGGACACGCTGGCAGAACTCCATGAGAGAACAAAGAACGATGACATCGTTGCTGGTATCCCGCGTGTTACAGAATTATTCGAGGCACGCCGCCCAAAACGCGAGGTCGCGGCTCAAATCGCCGAAATCGAAGGTTATGTCCAATCTGCAGGTACAAAGTCAGGTATTCCAGCTTACCGGATTGAACATGAAGGATACCAGAGTCGCCTCTATCAGATTCCCGATGAGAAGCGGCGTGTTGCTGAAGGCGATTGGGTGAATGCAGGTGAACCGCTCACTGATGGCTATCTCAACCCACACGATATCTTGCGTATCGGGCGCACTACCATCGAAGGCGTGTCTGTTGAGGGTGAGGAGGCAGTCTGGTCATATCTCGTTGATGAAGTCCAGAAGGTCTATCCTAACGGCACTATCAATGATAAACATGTTGAGACAATAGTGCGGCAGATGCTGACGAAAATTCGTATCACCGACCCCGGCGACACGAACTTCTATCCGAACGATGAAGTGCAACGCAGACAATTTGAACGCATCAATAGTGAAATCGTGGAAAACGGCGGCATACCTGCCACGGGTGAACCAATTCTCCAGAGCATTAGCAAAGCCTCTTTAAGCACGGATAGCTTCATCTCTGCCGCATCCTTCCAGCAAACGACAAAGGTACTCACAGATGCTGCTGTTGGTGGACAGACCGATAGGCTCTTCGGACTGAAAGAAAACGTTATTCTCGGTAGACTCATCCCCGCAGGTAGTGGATTCTCTGGTTTTCAGAACTTAGATGTCTCCCCCCTTGAGTCGGAGATTAGCGAAACCGGTGATGATGATTAA